CGGGCCCTTGGTAAATCTAAGGGACCCTCAAGCTGGGCGGGCTTGGCAGGTGGGCCTACGAGCttgggtaaaaattaaaatgctttttgagttttaaaggGAGGAGGATTTGAACCCCTTCAAATATGGATTTCAAGGAGAGTCAGCCACCAACCGAGCTGACCCTCTTTTGTATAactattttgcattagttatatatatattagaaatgttgtatgatttttgaaaaaaaataaaagcgaGTTGACTGTTCAATGCAGGCCACTcacttcaaatattaaatttcaaaGTATATGACCGTTGAACAGTCATCttggcatttaaaaaaaaaaaattaaatcctaatgGTCACATACCtccttataaatattaaataccctcaatttattctattctctcaactctcAAGTTCTCTCCTATTTCACAATATTTCCAATTATTgcattttgtttcaaattattcaatattattggtggtgaaaaacaaacattggtggttcaaagagtttgaatttgaaggaatttctgATTCGGTTCTCCAAtttagtaacatacttcaccttttcttttatttatttgttatattttaattttacatttattatttttagcataatattttatcaataattataattatggtaagtggttcttgttcttcatctaatgcatgtgatagcaaaaaatttacttcaaatatatggaatttttttgatagaatagaaacaaatttagaaaaaaaaataaaaataaaagcaaaatgtaaaatttgtaacaaacttcTTAGTGGTTGCTCAAATGCaggtacaagtcatttaaaaaggcatcatgaaaattgtaaaactaaaaataatgaagatattagaaattatatgcaattaggtaaaaatgaaagtggaaatttaaaaacattttcttatgatgaatcttattgtcgtgaagaaatgattggttatataataagagtagaacaacctttcaatttcATGAAAACTTATGATTATACTGGAACAATGCAACGAGCTGTTAATCATCAGTTTCAAGGTTGTTttggaaatacagttaaaagaagtcttataaaaaattttgaaacacaaaaagaaaattaaaattttttttttacaaattttgaaggaagaatttgtttaacatatgatatttggacatctttaactcacagttgttttttttttttatgtataactgctcattatattgataatgaatgaaaattaaataaaagaattatttcatttaaaataataaatgctctacataatggtaaaaatatagcatctttaataaatgatgaaattatagattttgacattcgtgataaaatatttacaataacattagataatACTTCTAATAATGATGCAGTAGTATATAGATTAAAACGATATTGGCAAATAAAAGAAGATCaatgtaaaatatttcatgtgcatTGTtatgcacatattttaaatttaattgtaaaagatGGATTAAAACACGTTGATGAtgcattataaaaaattagaggcattgttGCGGGtcttaatagttctcaagcaaaacatgaattatttttttattgttgcaaaatgttaaatatgaaaaaaagaaatataaatttggatatgcccactagatggaattccacttataaacttttacaaactattataaaatatagaaaagtagtagaactatatgaaatacaattaattagCAATGATTGTGAAGAAGATATTGATGtattaaatgattatgattggcatattgcagatcttttaagagatctttttgaagtatttgatacttcaacaaaaaaattttgtggtgtatattatccatCTTCAAACCGAGTTGtcatgcaaataactaatatttttattgtacttcaaaaatatttaaatttggatatatttaatgatgcaatatttgcaatgatagaaaaatttagaaaatattggggagaaatacctttaattttttttatcttggtttaattgtggaccctagattgaaatttgaagctttggatgaatggttaacaattatttattttaatgaccaaatagaaattgaagaaattaaaaatgaaataaattcattattatataatttatataactattataaagaaaaatatggtgatgatattagttctattaaattaccacctacatctacaagcttttcatctttttataaaggagctctagaaatgttgaaaagtcgaAAGAATgcaacaaatagttctccaaacaACACAACTGATTTAGATGGATATCTTagatttaatttcatttgaaaatgatgaagattttgatattttaatatggtggaaatcacaacaacaaaaatatcctgtgctttctatcattgctcgtgatgtactaacagttctTGTGAGTACAAttgcatcagaagctgcttttagtgcaggtggaagagtaGTTAGTGATAAACGATACAGTTTAGCGCCGGATTCTATTGAAGCAAATACATGTGTGAAAGACTGGGCAATagcaaataaaatgatttttgattctattcaagaagaaaatatgcttGCCGATATGGAAAAACGAAaatcatcaagatcttcatggatttgcgatagttcgccatcaccgctaaaagataatgattaaaatattttactaaatgtatgtcatatttttatttttattttttgtggttgaaaagtacaaatgattgacaaataagtaggtgtcaacctagttgggatgtacttattttgtagtgatgtaaacttttcccacattttcaaatgtaatgtatacattcaatgaataaaatagttagcaatgaatatttttattaatgtaacattttctattttttgaatatcttttatttatttatatatatacatttttttaagtgGCGGGCCTAAATTGGGGCCCGTGGCCCGGCCCATCCAAAAATGGGCTCGGGCCTGTCGGGCTCGAGCTGAGCTTTAGCCCGCTGGGCCAGGCCGGGCCgtgggctttttggagaccccaTGATGTGTTTTAATGAAAGATGGATGTTTTTAATCCTTAAGTATGAGCTTTGATGGACAATGGTTATGGTTTTTTAGTAGATGCAGGCGGTTTCTAAACCTTAAATTGGCAGAAAAATGTCATCCTTTACAcatactttacctttgtagttAATTGTCTTAATTTTGTAAATCATATCAATTATTCACTCAAAGTTGTCTTTATAGTTTACAACTTGAGGTTCAAATGGAAATATAAATTAGAATTAAGGtacattataaataattttaactcaACCAATCAATTGGATGGTCAACCAAAAATGATTCGTTGAAGGATTTATGGGTAATCATTGAAGTAAATAGTTCAACAGATTGAATCATTTGCTGATAGCTTAATTGATCATAATTCTCCTCAACCGATGCTACAATGAGTGAGTCACAGTTGGCAAATATCGTGTCATGGTCGGGAATAGCTGGTTTATTTAAAAGGGATGGTGAGCTCAATATTACAGGCAGTTTTCTTCCCAGCTggagttaggaaggttggacaGTAGAAATGGGTTACCTCTGCAGATGAATAATGTTGGTTGGTGTGCAGAAGTGGAAGACAGCCAACCAATGGCAAGCCCATTGGCCACTCGGTCCAGAAGTAGAATAATATGCAAGTATATATAACAATGGAAACTGTAATAACTGATCTAGCCACTTCATCTTTCTTGTTGCTGACGGCTCATCATCACGTCCAGTGACTAGGGATCATACTATGGCCTTCGTAAAAagcaaaaagacaaaaagacaaaaaagagaTCATATTAATGAAGTTGGAATCTTGAGGAAGTCATCAGACTAAAGCTTATGAAACACTCTCATTGATTCAGACTCGGATAAGAGTTCCTTAAGGGCGAGAACAGGAAAAGACAAATGGATAAATGATTATCTAAACTGAATGTGGTGACCCGTGTCTCAATTCATGAAAATCTCAATTCACCGTATTGGTTGAATATATGAATTAAACCACATGAAAGAATGGCATCGTACCAACAAACTGGAGCCAGTTTTTTAGAGTTCTGCAGGAATAAGTATAAAACATAGATTGCGAAGATCTAAAGGGTTTCTACTCTTAGACGTGGTAGTGGGCGTTACATCTATCAAACGCTTGCTGGATACTACCAAAATCACAACTTTTGCAGGGCAACAAGAGCGGGGCAACCAAGCAATACCCACAAATCAGAGCATGATAGTAGATGGACGGCTCAATCCGCATACCCATATACAACAACCGTAAAAAATGTAATTCTCTAATCAGACGatagaagaaatggaagaagacCTTTTAGAATCTGATTCCTAAGAAAGAAAGACACATGGTATCTCATTTGAGTGCAGCACATCCCAAGTTTCTTTGTTTGCaccaaacacaaaaataaatccCCTGACTTTGACACAGAAATGTAAGAATATTATTCAAAACTACAAATTTACATAGGAAACCATATTCATGGAGAGTTGCAGCACAAGACAAACATCACTTTTACTCTATCGATTTCAAAGTAATTTATATTAAGCATAGAGAGCCGAGTTGGGTAGCCTTTTTGTGGGGATGACAATGAGTGGTGTCCTCTTCTTTAGAACAATTTCAAATTGCTATGAAAGATCAAGGTCTTCACCCTTGGTGAGGACGCCAACAAGTATATTAGCATTCTCTCTGCTAAGGGGATCCCGGGACAAACTATTCTTCCGGATCCGAATGGAAGATATTGGAAATTGTTGCCTCCGTAGTCCCATCTGCTAGGGTTGGTTAAGAATCTCTTAGGCTTGAACTCGGAGGGATTATCCCAATACTTTGGATCCCTATGGATTGCCCAAACATTTATGAACACTTTAGTACCCTTGGGTACAGTGTACCCACCTACAGTGCAAGATTCGCTTGGACACTTGGAGAATATATAAGAGTGGGACTGCCGGGTGTAACCGCAGTGTGTCTCCTTCATAACTGAATCCATATATTTTATGTAACAACTTgtacccaaccatgtagatattgtccactttgggTCCAAGGAGGCCCTCacagctttaaaacgcgtctacttagTTAAGaagagcctctacatatatagcgtcaggaactttctcccctatccgatatgggacatcacaaacacccccccccccccccaatgcAGACATAACGttctcgttgtgtcccatgggatcgcggggtcaaacaaacaaacaccccttacggagccaaacaaacccccacaccggggtcggggatcagctctgataccatttataaCGACCCGTGCCCAACCATATACCCAACCTTACGGAGGCAAACAAACCCCTACACTGGGGTCGAGGattagctctgataccatttgtaacgacccacaCCCAACCATatacccaaccatgtagatatggtTGGGTGCGgatcgttacaaatggtatcaaagctgaTCCCTGACCCTGGTGTGGGGGTTGTTTGTTTGGctccgtaaggggtgtttgtttgtttgatccCGCAATCTCATGGAACACAATGAGGACGTTATGTCTGCATggggaagggggggggggggggtgtttgtgatgtcccacatcggatagggagAAAGTTCCtaacgctatatatgtagagactccttttaaccaagtagacgcgttttaaagccgtgagggcttCTTTGGGCCTAAAGTggacaatatttacatggttgggtgtgggtcgttacaaatgaTATCAGAACCAATCTCCGACCctggtgtgggggtttgtttggttccgtaaggggtgtttgtctgtttggccccgcaatcccatgggacacaacgacgttgtgtctgcatggggggtgtttgtgatgtcccacattggATATGAGAGAATGTTcctgacgctatatatgtagaggtttctcttaaccaagtagacacgttttaaagccgtgagggcccccttgggtccaaagcggacaatatctacatggttgggtgtggGTCGtcacaaatggtatcagagccaatccctgaccccggtgtgggggtttgtttggctccgtaAGGGATGTTTATCTGTTTGGTCCctcaatcccatgagacacaacgaggatgttgtgtttacatgggggggtgtttgtgatgtcccacatcggataagggagaatgttcctgacgctatatatgtagagactcctcttaaccaagtaaatgcgttttaaagccgtgagggcccccttgggcccaaaacggacaatatctatatggttgggTGCAGGTTGTTACATTTTAGTTTGGGTAGGTGGGACTCTTCCACAATGTTGGTCATCCCAACAACTTCTGCCAACTCTTCTTGGGCTTTCCTCATTATCTCTGGATTACTCATCATCTCTGCCATCGCCCACTCCGTTGTTGTTGCTGTTGTGTCAGTCCCGCCTACCAGGATGTTCTGTATTCACTACTTTGTTAGCACagttttaaattgtttaaaaagaaCATAGAAATTTTATGGCAATCAGATTGATTGCAtgttgaattttcaaattaaactaaGAGCATAGTCAAGTGCAATGGAATGTATCAAGTCTCCTAACCTGCACCAAAAACTGATGCTGTTTTGGGTTGGGATTTATCTAGTTAATTTTTTCACCAGTGGCAGAGCCCTTAAaagggagggaaaaaaaatccagagGGTGGAATAATAGATATCATTCCATTAGTTTGTTTTTGGCATAGGCTTGATCTATTAGAAAGTACGCTAATTAAATAAAGCCAAATAAAATTACCACTAACAATGCCTTGATTTGTGTCCTGGTGATTGGTTTTTCAGCATCTTCCTGCTCCTTGACGTCCAAGAGGAGCTGCAGAAAATCCTTCTCTTCTCTGTTGTTAGAGGCCCTTTCTTCTTTTGCAGTGTTCAGTTTCATCTTTTGTTCGATGATGTGATCCATGATCTGATCAACAAAGTGGAAGACCACCTTCATTTCTCGCTCCACGCCTTGTATATCAAACCTGGCAAGCACCGGAAAAAAATCAGAGATGTTTGGCTTTCCCAACAATCCAATCATTTCATTTGCCAACTCGCGGAAGGAAACTCCAGTCAAACTTTCCTCCTGGCCTTCAATGGTGTCGCCCCACATAGACCGTGTCATGACATTGAGTTCAGTCTGAAATGACAATTTGCCAATGTCCATGGGTGTGCCAATCTTGTTATACACATTTGTAATCGTCTTCCTAACCTCGTATCTTCTGTGGGCATAGCAGCGGTCAAGGATATTGTCACTTAGCATCTCTGTTACGAATAACTTGCGCAAATTGAGCCAATAGGAGCCATAGGGAGACCATACAATATTCAGCCTACCATATGAAGTAATGGATGCTGCAACTGGTGGGTCACGATTAGCAAATATTATATCTTGGTCTCGTGCCACTTCCTTGGCAAGGGATGGTGAGCTTAACACTATACACAGCCTGTTTCCAAGCCAGAGCTTGAAGATTGGACCATAGATATCAGCcaattttgcaaatgaatgatgcAGGTGTTGGAACCCAGAAATGGGAGATATCCAACTATTGGCAAGCCACGAGGGCCAGGCGGCAATGGAGCTGTTCTTTTCCTAGCCCTCAGAGATGCCCATAAGTACCTTAAGATTGCAAATATGGCAATAAGAATGGTAAGAACTGCTTGATTTACTAGGTCTTTCTTGCTAGTAGCCTCCCACCACCATGTCCAGTAGCTGGAAATTGTAGTTGTAGCCCTCTCTTGATAAGATACCATATTATTGAAACTGAATCCTGGGAAAgaaaaagctgaaacaacaaaagcTTATATAAAAGCAATCTACATGGTCTTTCTTGTATCTATCTTCCAGTCACCATCTCCTATAGCTACAAGTTGTATTGATCGCTATctccaaaagaatttttgatCAAACTGAAAATCAAAGGGAAAAATAAGACTGTAGCTTGTCAAATATATATGGGGCCTTCTTTTTGAGAAATCATTGTAGAAGCAGCCATaaggttttcaaaaacattgCTTATCTTTATATATAAAGCTAGGATGTGAAATACCTCCGGAGTCTCATTAAGCACCAAAAATGTCTTATCCCGAATCAAAATGCCGTCCTTTACACATACTTCACCC
This DNA window, taken from Vitis vinifera cultivar Pinot Noir 40024 chromosome 2, ASM3070453v1, encodes the following:
- the LOC132254884 gene encoding cytochrome P450 93A3-like, which translates into the protein MVSYQERATTTISSYWTWWWEATSKKDLVNQAVLTILIAIFAILSWISPISGFQHLHHSFAKLADIYGPIFKLWLGNRLCIVLSSPSLAKEVARDQDIIFANRDPPVAASITSYGRLNIVWSPYGSYWLNLRKLFVTEMLSDNILDRCYAHRRYEVRKTITNVYNKIGTPMDIGKLSFQTELNVMTRSMWGDTIEGQEESLTGVSFRELANEMIGLLGKPNISDFFPVLARFDIQGVEREMKVVFHFVDQIMDHIIEQKMKLNTAKEERASNNREEKDFLQLLLDVKEQEDAEKPITRTQIKALLVNILVGGTDTTATTTEWAMAEMMSNPEIMRKAQEELAEVVGMTNIVEESHLPKLKCNNLHPTI